From the genome of Winogradskyella forsetii, one region includes:
- a CDS encoding metal ABC transporter solute-binding protein, Zn/Mn family, giving the protein MKKILVLLSILLVFNCENETKKKNGKLNVVTTTTMITDLVKNIGGDSINVEGLMGAGVDPHLYKASEGDVTKLVNADVIFYNGLHLEGKLVDVFEKMESSTKKPVALADDISKNQLIGSDYFASNYDPHVWFNISFFKHFAEKVTQVLSQQDPDNAEIFRANEKRYLAELNKLNDDVQGVVDALEPEKRILVTAHDAFNYFGQAYDFKVVGLQGLSTATEAGVQDVQKMASLIIENNVKAIFIESSVPKRTIEALREAVKSKGHDVAIGGTLYSDALGNAGTPEGTYLGMYRYNIKTIVSALY; this is encoded by the coding sequence ATGAAAAAAATATTAGTATTACTGTCAATCTTGCTGGTTTTTAATTGCGAAAACGAAACCAAAAAAAAGAATGGAAAACTCAATGTTGTTACCACAACCACAATGATTACCGATTTGGTTAAAAATATTGGTGGAGATTCCATAAACGTGGAAGGTTTAATGGGTGCTGGTGTCGATCCACATTTATACAAAGCCAGTGAAGGCGATGTCACCAAATTGGTCAATGCAGATGTTATTTTTTATAACGGATTACATTTGGAAGGTAAGTTAGTTGACGTTTTTGAAAAAATGGAAAGTTCAACAAAAAAACCAGTCGCCTTAGCCGATGATATAAGCAAAAACCAATTAATAGGTTCAGATTATTTTGCTTCAAATTACGATCCGCATGTGTGGTTTAATATCAGCTTTTTTAAACATTTTGCAGAAAAGGTTACCCAAGTTCTATCTCAACAAGATCCTGATAATGCTGAAATATTCCGAGCTAATGAAAAGCGCTATTTAGCAGAATTGAACAAACTTAATGACGATGTACAAGGTGTGGTTGATGCTCTTGAACCGGAAAAAAGGATATTAGTTACAGCACATGATGCCTTTAATTATTTTGGACAAGCTTATGATTTTAAAGTTGTGGGCTTACAAGGCTTATCCACAGCTACTGAAGCAGGTGTGCAAGATGTTCAAAAGATGGCTTCGCTTATTATAGAAAATAATGTAAAAGCTATATTTATTGAAAGTTCTGTACCTAAGCGAACCATTGAAGCTTTGCGGGAAGCTGTAAAATCTAAAGGACATGATGTAGCTATTGGAGGTACGTTATACTCTGATGCTCTCGGGAATGCTGGCACACCAGAAGGCACTTATCTAGGGATGTACCGCTATAATATTAAAACGATTGTTAGTGCATTGTACTAA
- a CDS encoding metal ABC transporter ATP-binding protein produces MNNKSIEKETPASAGAIAVKVDDLTVAYNYKPVLWDIDLEIPESVLMAIVGPNGAGKSTLIKAILGILKPIAGSVSIYDKPYEKQRQLVAYVPQKGSVDWDFPTTALDVVMMGTYGSLGWIKRPGKKEKKASLEALEKVGMLAFKNRQISQLSGGQQQRIFLARALVQNASIYFMDEPFQGVDATTEIAIINILKELRKAGKTVIVVHHDLQTVPEYFDWVTFLNVKKIATGPVKDIFNDDNLTKTYGINYKVSIQE; encoded by the coding sequence GTGAATAATAAGTCGATTGAAAAAGAGACTCCTGCCTCTGCAGGAGCAATAGCCGTTAAAGTGGACGACCTTACCGTTGCCTACAACTACAAACCTGTACTTTGGGATATCGATTTAGAAATCCCTGAAAGTGTCCTTATGGCAATTGTGGGTCCAAATGGTGCTGGAAAATCTACACTCATAAAAGCAATTCTAGGCATTTTAAAACCAATAGCTGGTAGCGTTTCCATCTATGATAAGCCATACGAAAAACAAAGACAGTTAGTAGCTTATGTACCTCAAAAAGGAAGTGTAGATTGGGATTTTCCGACTACAGCTTTAGATGTGGTAATGATGGGAACTTACGGGAGTTTGGGTTGGATAAAGCGTCCTGGTAAAAAAGAGAAAAAAGCATCACTTGAAGCTTTGGAAAAAGTGGGAATGCTAGCGTTTAAAAATCGGCAAATAAGTCAGCTATCAGGCGGGCAACAACAACGTATATTTTTAGCAAGAGCTTTGGTCCAAAACGCCTCTATTTATTTTATGGACGAACCTTTTCAAGGTGTTGATGCGACTACTGAAATTGCCATTATCAATATATTAAAAGAATTAAGAAAAGCAGGAAAAACAGTCATCGTTGTGCATCATGATTTGCAAACCGTACCAGAATATTTTGATTGGGTTACTTTTTTAAATGTGAAAAAAATCGCCACAGGACCAGTGAAGGATATTTTCAATGATGATAATTTGACTAAAACTTATGGCATTAATTATAAAGTGAGTATTCAAGAGTAA
- a CDS encoding transporter: MLLGLKLDIAEEKGSMPEIALIGHVFPLFSASADYRPETTGIDFRLSLSHTLSEKSSLGYNIGAEWGNDSPEAAAIYTLAYGYSLSDKFGFYAELYGDLPEDSSANHYWDAGFTYLPCNDLQFDIYGGTSITQGQDLLIGMGLSYRVKRK; encoded by the coding sequence TTGTTATTAGGATTAAAATTAGATATTGCTGAAGAAAAAGGTAGCATGCCAGAAATAGCTCTTATTGGTCATGTTTTTCCCCTATTTAGTGCTTCAGCAGATTACAGGCCAGAAACAACAGGTATTGATTTTAGACTGTCATTATCACATACTTTGAGTGAAAAATCGAGTTTAGGTTATAATATTGGTGCGGAATGGGGCAATGATTCGCCTGAGGCCGCTGCGATTTACACCCTTGCTTACGGTTACAGTCTTTCGGACAAATTTGGCTTTTATGCTGAACTATATGGCGATTTGCCAGAAGATAGTTCTGCCAATCATTATTGGGATGCCGGTTTCACTTATTTGCCATGCAACGATTTGCAATTTGATATTTATGGTGGCACAAGCATTACACAAGGTCAAGACTTGTTAATAGGAATGGGATTAAGTTATAGAGTTAAAAGAAAATAG
- a CDS encoding metal ABC transporter permease codes for MNLQEYFSLVFSDYTLRTITLGTAILGAVTGMLGSFAVLRKQSLLGDAISHAALPGIAIAFLITGAKDSNTLLIGALISGLIGTFWIRGIVTKTHLKSDTALGLVLSLFFGFGMLLLTFIQKQPNANQAGLDKYLFGQAATLVESDVWLMAIVTGICLLIMLTFWKEFKILLFDADYTKTLGFNTKFIDILITSFIVLAIVLGLQTVGVVLMSAMLLAPAAAARQWTNSLSVMVLLAAIFGAFSGVFGTAISASQNNLSTGPVIVLVAAVFVVISFLFSPSRGLLFKRIRFIKNRRDLELHKTLTFMHHIAETHEDISHPHAIKLLNNFQGYTRTTLQKLVDKDYVELHGNMWSLTKTGFETAANLYTKQSTEDE; via the coding sequence ATGAATCTGCAAGAGTACTTTTCTTTAGTTTTTAGTGACTACACCTTAAGAACCATCACACTTGGCACAGCAATTCTCGGTGCCGTTACGGGAATGTTGGGCAGTTTCGCTGTACTTAGAAAACAGAGTTTATTGGGAGATGCCATTTCGCATGCCGCATTGCCAGGCATTGCCATTGCTTTTTTAATTACAGGGGCAAAAGACAGTAATACATTATTAATTGGAGCACTGATAAGCGGTTTAATCGGTACGTTTTGGATAAGAGGAATCGTAACCAAAACCCATTTAAAATCCGATACGGCTTTAGGCTTAGTTCTTTCCTTATTTTTTGGATTTGGGATGTTGCTATTAACCTTTATTCAAAAACAACCGAATGCCAATCAGGCCGGACTTGACAAGTACTTATTCGGGCAAGCAGCAACCTTGGTAGAAAGTGATGTTTGGTTAATGGCAATTGTAACAGGAATTTGTTTACTAATTATGCTAACGTTCTGGAAAGAATTCAAAATCCTTCTATTTGATGCCGATTACACAAAAACACTGGGATTCAATACCAAATTTATAGATATTCTTATCACAAGTTTTATTGTTTTAGCGATCGTTTTAGGTTTACAAACCGTGGGTGTGGTGTTAATGAGCGCTATGCTTTTAGCACCTGCAGCTGCTGCACGACAATGGACTAATAGTTTATCGGTTATGGTTTTGCTAGCTGCTATATTCGGCGCGTTCTCTGGTGTTTTTGGTACCGCGATTAGTGCAAGCCAAAATAATTTATCTACGGGTCCTGTAATTGTTTTAGTTGCAGCTGTTTTTGTCGTAATTTCATTTCTGTTTTCGCCAAGTCGTGGGTTGTTGTTCAAACGAATTCGATTTATTAAAAATCGTCGTGATCTAGAATTGCACAAAACGCTGACCTTTATGCATCATATTGCGGAAACACATGAAGATATTTCGCACCCACACGCCATTAAACTTTTAAATAATTTTCAGGGTTACACCAGGACTACGCTTCAAAAATTAGTAGATAAAGACTACGTGGAACTTCATGGCAACATGTGGAGTTTAACAAAAACAGGATTTGAAACTGCAGCTAATTTATACACCAAACAATCCACAGAAGATGAGTAG
- a CDS encoding transporter, translating into MQLTKKHILFGIMLFASMFLTFSQETDTVEPIVTDRPDATEASSTVGKGTFQIETGGLFESFEENNTKSENYTYNTILIRYGILDNVELRVGWDFVEGITKVNGSKLDNVTSGLSLCY; encoded by the coding sequence ATGCAACTAACTAAAAAACACATACTATTTGGCATTATGCTGTTTGCATCCATGTTTCTCACTTTTTCACAAGAGACAGATACAGTTGAACCTATAGTTACAGATAGACCAGATGCTACCGAAGCATCTTCTACAGTTGGAAAAGGCACATTTCAAATTGAAACAGGCGGTTTGTTTGAATCTTTTGAAGAAAACAACACAAAATCTGAAAACTACACCTACAACACTATATTGATTCGATATGGTATTCTCGACAATGTAGAATTGCGAGTAGGTTGGGATTTTGTGGAAGGCATTACCAAAGTCAATGGCAGCAAATTAGATAATGTGACAAGCGGACTTTCCCTTTGTTATTAG
- a CDS encoding DUF3843 family protein encodes MKNKIYLKHWLELKPKNYSSNTDLYYLKIANEIYSNLDNNTLTALSQLMNKEDIYILCCFITCYFEDIISQTNIWQAFKEQYAQQHHKKLPFYNIDDNYIDEEINVQDIAFLIWYFTNSLEDEWFVTPYSDTFLILAEQAISVLDEAFEYAPENEQLKKLFDFKPHTDEFYETRAFLQMLFFDSYLFYPDVKRRFDFSIFEIIEESKDEDSNSIMGYIREVTDEFTFNKVSSLLSLRAKDWAKQVLGPTHKSYNDISSISEKITGLFLYKKQNNESVTLEHIASGIVFEMTKKSFDNSHNLNEDAIIYIGLVKYKNEWWFSGNFFMQEFNADTILDQKNSAQARAEVNFLRDENEIGKIMQKQKKAFLDFNDNSLIAFVKSNTLNAFVNDYFAFFNNSLNLTKEESENVQKRTKADGYFGSEANFEGFDNDTDEIVVFFNPVSGLEMYPNILNAFPDKKNPFFKEEDREDALYILMAPDYSTEFTNYFIENYKDKLSIFEKEPYRSYFDDLDFLLKFWKKDKYKSKNTIALTGREI; translated from the coding sequence ATGAAAAATAAAATTTACTTAAAACACTGGTTAGAATTAAAACCAAAGAATTACAGCAGTAATACAGATTTATATTATCTGAAAATCGCTAATGAAATATACTCGAATTTGGATAACAACACCTTGACTGCGTTATCGCAATTAATGAATAAGGAAGATATATACATACTTTGTTGTTTTATAACCTGCTATTTTGAAGATATTATTTCCCAAACCAATATTTGGCAGGCTTTTAAAGAACAATATGCACAACAGCATCATAAAAAATTACCTTTTTATAACATTGATGATAACTATATTGATGAAGAAATTAACGTTCAGGACATTGCATTTCTAATTTGGTATTTTACAAATTCACTTGAAGATGAATGGTTTGTTACACCATATAGCGATACATTCTTAATTCTAGCAGAACAGGCCATTAGCGTATTGGATGAGGCCTTTGAATATGCACCCGAAAACGAACAGCTTAAAAAATTGTTTGACTTTAAGCCTCATACGGATGAGTTTTATGAAACAAGAGCTTTTCTTCAAATGTTATTTTTTGACTCGTATTTATTTTATCCTGATGTGAAAAGGCGATTTGATTTTAGCATTTTTGAAATTATAGAAGAGAGCAAAGATGAAGATTCAAATAGCATTATGGGTTATATTAGAGAGGTAACCGATGAGTTTACATTTAACAAAGTTAGTTCACTACTTTCCTTAAGAGCCAAGGATTGGGCCAAACAAGTTTTGGGGCCTACCCATAAAAGCTACAACGATATTTCTAGTATATCAGAAAAAATTACGGGTTTGTTTTTATACAAAAAACAAAATAACGAGTCTGTTACCTTAGAGCATATCGCTTCGGGAATAGTTTTTGAAATGACAAAAAAATCGTTTGATAATTCCCATAACTTAAATGAAGATGCTATTATATACATTGGATTGGTTAAGTATAAAAATGAATGGTGGTTTTCTGGTAATTTTTTCATGCAAGAATTTAATGCCGACACCATTTTAGATCAAAAAAACTCTGCACAAGCCAGAGCGGAAGTCAATTTTTTGAGGGATGAAAATGAAATTGGCAAGATTATGCAAAAACAGAAAAAAGCGTTTTTAGATTTTAACGATAATTCACTAATAGCATTTGTAAAAAGCAACACTTTAAATGCTTTTGTTAACGATTATTTTGCTTTTTTCAACAATTCTCTAAATCTCACGAAAGAAGAATCAGAAAATGTGCAAAAAAGGACTAAGGCAGATGGGTATTTTGGTAGTGAAGCAAATTTTGAAGGTTTTGACAACGATACGGATGAAATTGTCGTATTTTTTAATCCTGTAAGTGGCTTAGAAATGTATCCTAATATTTTGAACGCATTTCCGGATAAGAAAAATCCTTTTTTTAAGGAAGAAGACCGAGAGGATGCACTATATATATTAATGGCTCCCGATTATTCAACCGAGTTTACAAATTATTTTATAGAGAATTATAAGGATAAGTTGTCAATTTTTGAAAAAGAGCCTTACCGATCTTATTTCGACGATTTGGATTTTCTACTTAAATTTTGGAAAAAAGACAAGTATAAAAGTAAAAACACAATAGCATTAACAGGGCGTGAAATTTAA
- a CDS encoding energy transducer TonB yields MENYIDLINAYLNKSLSESEVLAFENRLQSDAEFKFLYNEHLIVLKGIERTLIKEEIEEARNGFVRGKWLKLIGSLLGGLILAFLVWLIFFNHNTAKNGLREALNFETEYIQQFEVSSDSITTIEGKKGTRLTINPQDLEFQSKKPLKDEVLIIQLIELTNKQDLLWANTQTISNGDWLISGGAFKIEIKADNQNLVLKEDRTIKARFPKNTSEEAMKIFYGERVENGYLDWNLSNIELKNEKQFVIFCKDTIILDEVRTKAFGGVETMKRLILIDSLGYLSHKNIKTRFPEIKYFSNQKDTLIIYERTSNLTSEKDVLLSSDSQFSVIDLEYYKELINIVYTNDILTFDKSRKIYNNNLKVKAFYETIEISKLGWINIDKYSDAVDKIVISLKNNLGVDLNLYREEAYSNNSEWSETYFVDNENNTILNIYSSKIEIPRGKTFTVISFCIVDDEFYASRKILKADKDGTFMIEYEKSDKSQIKSFLRLDTNPKEENLKQKKVSTTMKEVEAVIVEMETMNRNDSSKVNTLSFFKSNYKAPQKITVNTEEDFKITLKEGTIISIPENAFIVEKTNKEVSGNIELNITEYYKLSDILLANLSTKSNDRILETGGMLYIEANKNGLKLKLNPQAEINIIFNNSGKTNMQLFNGEKNTDGINWRLNSTEVTTSEVTLIDELTGSIENTTLSFHAIEQVPIFPGCENGTNEEQKKCFTDTITKIINRKFNVDISENLNLSGKQRIDSSFEIDEEGNIVNILARANSKELAEEAIRVIETFPKVTPGFQKAKPVVVKYSLPIYFEVRDNLNTSRKRIGAEMDSTIYIARSDKKFAESFESSKNVKNIKERDIDRYTFAVSQLGWINCDRFVNSRKSKIKYKVKIKDAEGANVKMVFKSLSSILTSNNIHGKYSFGEIPLDEDVILFAIKKRGNKLFLGLKELTIVTTSELDLEFKEVSIEELKAELKKFNQIFH; encoded by the coding sequence ATGGAAAATTATATTGATTTAATTAATGCTTATTTGAATAAGTCACTTTCAGAAAGTGAAGTTTTGGCTTTTGAAAATAGATTACAATCAGATGCTGAATTTAAATTTCTTTACAATGAACATTTAATAGTTTTAAAAGGAATCGAAAGAACACTAATAAAAGAAGAAATAGAGGAAGCTAGAAATGGTTTTGTTAGAGGTAAGTGGCTAAAATTAATTGGTAGTCTTCTAGGTGGTTTAATATTAGCTTTTCTCGTTTGGTTAATATTCTTTAATCATAATACTGCAAAGAATGGACTTAGGGAAGCTTTGAATTTTGAAACAGAATATATTCAACAATTTGAAGTATCCTCTGATAGTATTACGACTATAGAAGGAAAGAAGGGAACTCGATTGACAATAAATCCACAGGATTTAGAATTTCAATCTAAAAAACCTTTGAAAGACGAAGTGCTAATTATACAATTAATAGAATTAACAAATAAGCAAGATTTACTCTGGGCAAATACACAAACAATATCAAATGGAGATTGGTTAATTTCTGGTGGAGCATTTAAGATTGAAATTAAAGCAGATAATCAAAATCTAGTTTTAAAAGAAGATAGAACAATTAAAGCTAGGTTTCCTAAAAACACATCTGAGGAAGCGATGAAAATATTTTATGGTGAAAGAGTTGAAAATGGTTATTTAGACTGGAATCTTTCTAATATTGAATTGAAAAATGAGAAACAATTTGTTATTTTTTGTAAAGATACTATCATACTTGATGAAGTGAGGACAAAAGCATTCGGAGGTGTTGAAACTATGAAAAGGCTTATTTTAATAGACTCTTTGGGTTACCTATCACATAAGAATATAAAGACGAGATTTCCAGAAATTAAATATTTCAGTAATCAAAAAGACACGTTAATTATATATGAAAGAACCTCAAACTTAACATCAGAAAAGGACGTATTATTAAGTTCGGATTCTCAATTTTCAGTCATTGATTTAGAGTATTATAAAGAGTTAATAAACATAGTCTATACTAATGATATCTTAACTTTTGACAAATCAAGAAAAATCTACAATAATAACTTGAAGGTTAAAGCATTCTATGAAACAATTGAAATCTCAAAATTAGGTTGGATTAATATTGATAAATATTCTGATGCTGTGGACAAAATAGTCATTAGTCTTAAAAATAATTTGGGTGTAGACCTCAACTTATATAGAGAAGAAGCATATTCAAATAATTCAGAATGGTCTGAAACCTATTTTGTGGATAATGAAAATAATACAATATTGAATATTTATTCAAGTAAAATAGAGATTCCTAGAGGTAAGACTTTTACTGTAATTTCATTTTGCATCGTTGATGATGAATTCTATGCAAGCCGAAAAATTTTAAAAGCTGATAAGGATGGCACTTTTATGATTGAGTATGAAAAAAGCGACAAATCTCAAATAAAGTCGTTTTTAAGATTAGACACAAATCCAAAAGAAGAAAACCTTAAACAAAAAAAAGTTTCGACTACAATGAAAGAAGTTGAAGCGGTAATTGTTGAAATGGAAACAATGAATCGAAACGATTCTAGTAAAGTTAATACGCTTTCGTTTTTTAAATCGAATTATAAAGCCCCTCAAAAGATTACAGTAAACACAGAAGAAGATTTCAAAATAACTCTAAAAGAAGGGACAATAATATCAATTCCTGAAAATGCATTTATAGTTGAAAAAACAAATAAAGAAGTCTCTGGAAACATAGAATTGAACATTACTGAATATTATAAATTGTCTGATATCTTATTAGCGAATTTAAGCACAAAATCTAATGATAGAATCCTCGAAACTGGCGGAATGCTTTATATTGAAGCAAATAAGAATGGTTTAAAATTAAAGTTAAATCCACAAGCAGAAATTAATATCATTTTCAATAATTCAGGAAAAACAAATATGCAGCTTTTTAATGGCGAAAAGAATACTGATGGGATTAATTGGAGATTAAATAGTACAGAAGTAACAACTTCAGAGGTTACTTTAATTGATGAGTTAACTGGCAGCATTGAAAATACAACGCTCTCATTTCATGCAATTGAGCAAGTTCCCATATTTCCTGGATGTGAGAATGGTACTAACGAAGAACAAAAAAAATGTTTTACTGATACTATTACTAAAATTATAAATAGAAAATTTAATGTTGATATATCAGAAAACTTAAACCTTTCTGGTAAACAAAGAATAGACAGTTCTTTTGAAATAGATGAAGAAGGAAACATTGTCAATATTCTTGCCAGAGCAAACAGCAAAGAATTAGCAGAAGAAGCTATACGAGTTATAGAAACTTTCCCCAAAGTTACACCAGGATTTCAAAAAGCTAAACCCGTGGTTGTAAAATATTCATTACCTATTTATTTTGAAGTAAGAGACAATCTTAATACATCTAGAAAAAGAATAGGAGCGGAAATGGATTCAACAATATACATTGCACGTAGCGACAAAAAATTTGCGGAATCCTTTGAGTCATCTAAGAATGTTAAAAATATAAAAGAGCGTGATATTGACCGTTACACTTTTGCCGTTTCTCAATTAGGTTGGATTAATTGCGACCGTTTTGTAAATAGCCGAAAGAGCAAAATTAAATACAAAGTAAAGATTAAGGATGCAGAAGGAGCAAATGTGAAAATGGTTTTTAAGTCCTTAAGCTCGATTTTAACTAGTAATAACATTCATGGAAAATATAGTTTTGGAGAAATACCATTAGATGAAGACGTTATTCTTTTCGCAATTAAAAAGAGAGGTAATAAACTGTTCTTAGGATTGAAAGAACTGACAATAGTAACAACTTCAGAATTAGATTTAGAGTTTAAAGAAGTTTCCATTGAAGAATTAAAAGCGGAATTAAAAAAATTTAATCAAATATTTCATTGA
- a CDS encoding VOC family protein, which yields MKYAYTILYVDDVEKTISFYEKAFGFQKKFITPENDYGELISGETTIAFASNMLGHSNFTKGFKELSIEEKPNGVEMAFTTENIEADFAKAIKAGAKEYEALKQKPWGQKVGYLRDINGFLIEVCTPIKVQK from the coding sequence ATGAAATACGCGTACACCATTTTATATGTCGATGATGTTGAAAAGACAATTTCATTTTACGAAAAAGCTTTCGGATTTCAAAAGAAATTTATCACACCAGAAAATGATTATGGCGAATTGATTTCTGGGGAAACAACCATCGCTTTTGCTTCAAATATGTTGGGCCATTCAAATTTTACAAAAGGTTTTAAAGAACTTTCAATAGAAGAAAAGCCAAATGGTGTTGAAATGGCGTTTACAACTGAGAACATTGAAGCTGATTTTGCGAAAGCAATAAAAGCGGGAGCTAAGGAATACGAAGCTCTAAAACAAAAACCTTGGGGACAAAAAGTAGGCTATTTAAGAGATATTAATGGCTTCTTAATTGAAGTTTGTACGCCGATTAAGGTACAGAAATAG
- a CDS encoding RNA polymerase sigma factor produces MSDEKIMALFKNGQRNKAFRELYKLYPRIEKLILSKGGTKADANDVFQEALIILNRNLEKSDFKLTSSFYTYLYSVSRFVWKDSQKQFSKQELRQLEGEEVSILDAVIEEKKYRTAEQAFRELGERCQQLLQRFYLKKMSFKAIAEVMQFKSEKIAKNQKYKCLQKAKDIYRNQFKTAKS; encoded by the coding sequence ATGAGCGACGAAAAAATAATGGCACTATTTAAAAATGGTCAACGCAACAAAGCGTTTAGGGAGTTATACAAACTCTATCCACGGATTGAAAAACTCATTCTTTCAAAAGGCGGCACAAAAGCAGATGCCAATGATGTGTTTCAAGAAGCATTGATTATTCTCAACAGGAATCTGGAAAAATCAGATTTTAAACTTACGTCTTCATTCTACACCTATTTATATTCCGTATCTCGATTTGTATGGAAAGACAGCCAAAAACAATTTTCAAAGCAAGAATTACGTCAGCTTGAAGGAGAAGAAGTTTCTATTCTTGATGCTGTTATCGAAGAAAAGAAATACCGAACTGCTGAACAAGCGTTTCGCGAATTAGGAGAACGATGTCAACAATTGTTGCAACGGTTTTATCTCAAAAAAATGTCTTTTAAAGCCATTGCTGAGGTCATGCAATTTAAAAGTGAAAAAATTGCAAAAAACCAGAAGTACAAGTGCTTACAGAAAGCAAAGGACATCTACAGAAATCAATTCAAAACTGCTAAATCTTAA
- a CDS encoding metal ABC transporter permease: MSSAQIEIQLIACVVAVACAIPGTFLVLRKMAMISDAISHSILPGIVVGFFITQDLNSPLLILLAAFTGIITVVLVEYIQKTGLVKEDTAIGLVFPALFSIGVILIAKNANDVHLDVDAVLLGELAFAPFDRLLIAGTDVGPKSLWVVGTILLITITLLVLFFKELKVSTFDKGLAASLGFSPAIIHYGLMSVSSVTTVGAFDAVGAILVVALMIAPAATAYLLTTDLKKMLALAIGFGIFSAIFGYWVAHWLDASIAGSITTVLGLVFLLVYLFAPSKGIIAVMYREKQQRTEVSLLTFLLHLKNHDEIEERHVNHLNEHINWQKVRAKTVLDLAQKNNLIHIENKVVSLTKKGDKFTSKAINYIITNEDTQIEDMKDDFFLFRG; this comes from the coding sequence ATGAGTAGCGCTCAGATAGAAATACAACTCATAGCATGTGTCGTGGCGGTTGCTTGCGCCATTCCTGGAACATTTTTGGTGCTCAGGAAAATGGCAATGATAAGTGATGCGATTAGCCATTCTATTTTACCAGGTATTGTGGTTGGCTTTTTTATCACTCAAGATTTAAATTCCCCTTTATTGATTCTTTTGGCAGCTTTCACAGGCATAATTACTGTTGTATTGGTGGAGTATATTCAAAAAACAGGACTCGTAAAAGAAGATACGGCCATTGGATTGGTGTTTCCGGCATTGTTTAGTATTGGTGTCATTCTGATCGCTAAAAATGCCAATGACGTCCATTTAGATGTTGATGCGGTTTTGTTAGGCGAATTGGCGTTTGCCCCATTTGACCGATTATTAATTGCAGGCACAGATGTTGGCCCAAAATCACTTTGGGTTGTTGGTACAATTCTATTAATTACGATTACACTTTTGGTTCTGTTTTTTAAAGAATTAAAAGTCAGCACTTTTGATAAAGGTTTGGCTGCTTCTTTAGGATTCTCGCCAGCCATTATTCATTATGGTTTAATGTCGGTTTCTTCCGTAACTACGGTTGGTGCTTTTGATGCCGTTGGTGCTATTTTGGTTGTTGCCTTAATGATTGCACCTGCTGCAACGGCCTATTTACTCACTACTGATTTAAAGAAAATGTTGGCTCTTGCTATAGGTTTCGGGATTTTTAGTGCCATTTTTGGGTATTGGGTGGCACATTGGTTAGATGCTTCCATTGCTGGCTCAATCACAACCGTTCTTGGCTTGGTATTTTTGTTGGTCTATTTGTTTGCACCATCAAAAGGAATTATTGCCGTAATGTACCGGGAAAAACAACAACGGACCGAAGTCTCTTTACTCACCTTTTTATTGCACTTAAAAAACCATGATGAAATTGAAGAACGCCATGTCAACCATCTTAACGAGCATATCAACTGGCAGAAAGTACGCGCTAAAACCGTTCTCGATTTAGCCCAGAAAAACAATTTGATTCATATTGAAAATAAAGTGGTTTCCTTAACCAAAAAGGGCGATAAGTTCACATCAAAGGCTATCAACTATATCATTACAAATGAAGATACCCAAATTGAAGACATGAAGGACGATTTCTTTTTGTTTAGAGGGTAG